From the Nocardiopsis changdeensis genome, one window contains:
- a CDS encoding ABC transporter ATP-binding protein, producing MSAHPTEGSPLLDIRGLTVSYPGPEGPVQVVCGVDLAVAAGERVALVGESGSGKSVTARSVLRLDPEARTGGRILLEGDDVLEMAPREVRRVRGARAGLVFQDPLASLNPVKTVGWQITQPLRIRGVGRREARRRAVDLLGRLGVADPGRRFDDYPHQFSGGMRQRVVIAIAVIAEPRLLIADEPTTALDVRVQAQVLELLEGLARERGMAVLLITHDLGIVAGFAQRVAVMRHGLIVEEADVDRLYTAPSHPYTRSLLDAVPRIGDRPGRRLGAGAPVPAASEGEAL from the coding sequence ATGAGCGCGCACCCCACGGAAGGTAGCCCGCTGCTGGACATCCGCGGGCTGACCGTGTCCTACCCGGGCCCGGAGGGGCCGGTACAGGTCGTGTGCGGCGTGGACCTCGCGGTCGCCGCGGGCGAGAGGGTCGCCCTGGTGGGAGAGTCCGGGTCCGGCAAGTCCGTGACCGCCCGCTCGGTCCTGCGCCTGGACCCCGAGGCCCGCACCGGCGGACGCATCCTGCTGGAGGGGGACGACGTCCTGGAGATGGCGCCGCGGGAGGTGCGCCGCGTGCGCGGCGCCCGCGCCGGCCTCGTCTTCCAGGACCCGCTGGCCTCGCTCAACCCCGTCAAGACCGTGGGCTGGCAGATCACCCAGCCGCTGCGGATCCGGGGCGTGGGGCGGCGGGAGGCGCGGCGCCGCGCCGTGGACCTGCTGGGCCGGCTCGGGGTGGCCGACCCCGGCCGGCGCTTCGACGACTACCCGCACCAGTTCTCCGGGGGCATGCGCCAGCGCGTGGTCATCGCCATCGCGGTGATCGCCGAACCGCGGCTGCTCATCGCGGACGAGCCCACCACCGCGCTGGACGTGCGCGTCCAGGCCCAGGTCCTGGAACTCCTGGAGGGGCTGGCCCGGGAGCGGGGCATGGCGGTCCTGCTCATCACGCACGACCTGGGCATCGTCGCCGGGTTCGCCCAGCGGGTCGCCGTCATGCGCCACGGGCTCATCGTGGAGGAGGCGGACGTGGACCGGCTCTACACCGCCCCGTCCCACCCCTACACCCGGTCCCTGCTCGACGCCGTCCCCCGCATCGGCGACCGGCCCGGCCGCCGGCTGGGCGCCGGAGCCCCCGTCCCCGCCGCCTCCGAGGGAGAAGCACTGTGA
- a CDS encoding ABC transporter permease: MLSFIARRLGMMILVLAGLITVTFLMTQVLPGDPARAAAGRNATAEQVEAARERLGLDRPVPEQYVSYIGRVAQGDLGTSVFTQRPVLDDIGRVLPSSVELVGAAMLVNIAVALPLGVVSAYRRGRAADLAARLVALLGAAVPVFWLGLILQAFLSARWGLFPLTGHLGFGASVPAVTGMTTVDALLAGDLAAFADALSHLALPAVTLAASYVAVVTRTLRSTMIGALDADYITLARATGASEWRVVVSHGLRNALVPTSTILGMQLGWMLGSTVLVESIFGRVGVGAYSVTAVLQNDLYAVIGAVLVIGVVFILANFAVDLLQLWLNPRLRRGGRRGRAVADESAAQAFDTAGERT; encoded by the coding sequence GTGCTCTCGTTCATCGCCCGGAGGCTGGGCATGATGATCCTGGTCCTGGCCGGCCTCATCACCGTCACGTTCCTCATGACCCAGGTCCTGCCCGGGGACCCGGCGCGTGCCGCGGCCGGCCGCAACGCCACCGCGGAACAGGTCGAGGCCGCCCGCGAACGGCTGGGCTTGGACCGGCCGGTCCCCGAACAGTACGTCTCCTACATCGGCCGCGTTGCCCAGGGGGACCTGGGCACCTCGGTCTTCACCCAGCGGCCCGTCCTCGACGACATCGGCCGGGTGCTGCCCTCGTCGGTGGAGCTGGTGGGCGCCGCGATGCTCGTCAACATCGCCGTCGCGCTCCCCCTGGGGGTGGTCTCCGCCTACCGGCGGGGCCGGGCGGCCGACCTGGCCGCGCGCCTGGTCGCCCTGCTCGGGGCCGCCGTCCCGGTCTTCTGGCTGGGCCTGATACTCCAGGCGTTCCTGTCCGCCCGCTGGGGGCTGTTCCCCCTCACCGGGCACCTGGGCTTCGGTGCGAGCGTCCCCGCCGTGACGGGGATGACCACGGTCGACGCCCTGCTGGCCGGGGACCTCGCCGCCTTCGCCGACGCGCTGAGCCACCTGGCGCTGCCCGCGGTGACACTGGCCGCGTCCTACGTCGCGGTGGTCACCCGGACACTGCGCTCGACCATGATCGGCGCCCTGGACGCCGACTACATCACCCTGGCCCGCGCCACCGGGGCCTCCGAGTGGCGGGTGGTCGTCTCCCACGGCCTGCGCAACGCCCTGGTGCCCACCAGCACCATCCTGGGCATGCAGCTGGGCTGGATGCTGGGGTCCACCGTCCTGGTGGAGTCCATCTTCGGCCGCGTGGGCGTGGGGGCCTACTCCGTCACCGCCGTCCTACAGAACGACCTGTACGCCGTCATCGGCGCCGTCCTGGTGATCGGGGTCGTCTTCATCCTCGCGAACTTCGCCGTCGACCTGCTCCAGCTGTGGCTCAACCCGCGCCTGCGGCGGGGCGGGCGGCGCGGTCGCGCGGTCGCGGACGAGTCCGCCGCCCAGGCCTTCGACACCGCCGGGGAGCGCACATGA
- a CDS encoding ATP-binding cassette domain-containing protein produces the protein MNTAGEAPLLEARNLVKTFPGNAGTRAVDDVSFTVGRGEALGLVGESGSGKSTTARCVAGLVRPDSGRVLVAGRDVTGARGRELRAIRRRVQMVFQDPYSSLNPRMTVAELVGEGMYVHGIEPDRARRRDRTVQILETVGMGSEHLDRYPRSFSGGQRQRIAIARALAVGPDLLICDEPVASLDVSVQAQVLDLFCDLREKLGLALLFIAHDLAVVHHLCGRVAVMNSGRVVELGDREQVYTAPTHPYTRSLLDAVPVPDPAAERARAAARRPVPAHRDPEENR, from the coding sequence GTGAACACCGCAGGGGAGGCCCCCCTCCTGGAGGCCCGCAACCTGGTCAAGACCTTCCCCGGGAACGCCGGGACCCGCGCGGTCGACGACGTGTCCTTCACCGTGGGCCGGGGGGAGGCGCTGGGGCTCGTCGGCGAGTCGGGGTCGGGCAAGTCCACCACCGCGCGCTGCGTCGCCGGGCTCGTGCGCCCCGACTCCGGCCGGGTCCTGGTGGCGGGCCGGGACGTCACCGGGGCCCGGGGCCGGGAGCTGCGCGCCATCCGGCGGCGGGTCCAGATGGTGTTCCAGGACCCCTACTCCTCGCTCAACCCGCGGATGACCGTGGCCGAGCTCGTGGGCGAGGGCATGTACGTCCACGGCATCGAGCCCGACCGGGCGCGCCGCCGGGACCGCACCGTCCAGATCCTGGAGACGGTGGGCATGGGGTCCGAGCACCTGGACCGCTACCCGCGCTCCTTCTCCGGCGGCCAGCGCCAGCGCATCGCCATCGCCCGTGCCCTGGCGGTCGGACCGGACCTGCTCATCTGCGACGAGCCCGTGGCCTCGCTCGACGTCTCCGTGCAGGCCCAGGTCCTGGACCTGTTCTGCGACCTGCGGGAGAAGCTCGGGCTGGCGCTGCTCTTCATCGCCCACGACCTGGCGGTCGTCCACCACCTCTGCGGGCGGGTCGCCGTCATGAACTCCGGGCGGGTGGTCGAACTGGGCGACCGCGAGCAGGTCTACACCGCGCCCACCCACCCCTACACCCGCTCGCTGCTCGACGCCGTCCCCGTCCCCGACCCCGCGGCGGAGCGCGCCCGCGCGGCCGCCCGCCGCCCCGTCCCCGCACACCGAGACCCCGAGGAGAACCGGTGA
- a CDS encoding allophanate hydrolase-related protein produces the protein MTTVRMFVNGQAMSGGEISHALEGARFLGPALTAPRYRFYSVRDEFPGLHPVGEDGRAVPGELYEVEYAQLRERLLPEEPEELELGVVEMADGSGALAMRMRAASLGLPGVSDISDRGGWRAHLAAGEEL, from the coding sequence GTGACCACCGTCCGCATGTTCGTCAACGGCCAGGCCATGTCCGGCGGAGAGATCAGCCACGCCCTGGAGGGGGCGCGGTTCCTGGGCCCGGCGCTGACCGCGCCGCGCTACCGCTTCTACTCCGTGCGCGACGAGTTCCCGGGCCTGCACCCGGTCGGGGAGGACGGGCGCGCCGTCCCCGGGGAGCTGTACGAGGTGGAGTACGCGCAGCTGCGCGAGCGCCTGCTGCCCGAGGAGCCCGAGGAGCTGGAGCTGGGGGTGGTGGAGATGGCCGACGGGTCGGGGGCGCTGGCCATGCGCATGCGCGCCGCCTCCCTGGGCCTGCCCGGGGTGAGCGACATCAGCGACCGGGGCGGCTGGCGCGCCCACCTGGCCGCCGGGGAGGAGCTGTGA
- a CDS encoding ABC transporter substrate-binding protein — protein MRHFHGRPSRHHTPRPGGPAGRRAAAGATLLAASLLITACGGGQGGAGADLRAASLVIAENEPPATFDPVQADNSTVNEVVRPAYDTLVRFEGTELVPSVASEWTVSEDGTTIELTLRDDVVFHDGSALTAADVVYTLDRVQRLQIGVASFLSAYESAEADGDTGVTITLSEPSAPFLSALSRVYLLNADLVEENAGGDDGQQWLSANDAGSGPYRLTGYTPNQEASFELFGDYWGGVDGQARNVVFRYLAEASTQATALRQGEIDIAMDISPQDWEALEAEGFTVDRADTNVQLYALFDMTGKGETEQRALREAVSYAYDYDQHVESILKGAGEPARGVLAAGMPCHDPDVARPSFDPDRAREILADEGLEGTSLTMTYLEATAEMEQAATLLQSNLADVGVDLTLQAITYPQYIEMTSAPEDVPDLGMIYSFPAFPDASAVLYQGFHSSNAGGGLNFGGYSDEDVDALVERGQTATDPDERCEAYNEAQDIIADDHAAMVLSNPQYVTVIGEGVSGYAYDPAHHQTVDVYRISKG, from the coding sequence GTGAGACACTTCCACGGTCGGCCGAGCCGACACCACACACCGCGTCCGGGCGGACCCGCCGGGCGCCGCGCCGCCGCTGGCGCGACCCTCCTTGCGGCCTCCCTGCTGATCACCGCCTGCGGCGGCGGGCAGGGGGGAGCGGGCGCGGACCTGCGGGCCGCCTCGCTGGTCATCGCCGAGAACGAGCCCCCGGCCACGTTCGACCCGGTCCAGGCCGACAACTCCACCGTCAACGAGGTGGTCCGCCCGGCCTACGACACCCTGGTCCGGTTCGAGGGCACCGAGCTCGTCCCCTCGGTGGCCTCGGAGTGGACGGTGTCGGAGGACGGCACCACCATCGAACTGACCCTGCGCGACGACGTGGTCTTCCACGACGGGTCCGCGCTCACCGCCGCCGACGTCGTCTACACCCTGGACCGCGTCCAGCGCCTCCAGATCGGCGTGGCCTCGTTCCTGTCCGCCTACGAGTCGGCCGAGGCCGACGGCGACACCGGGGTGACCATCACCCTGTCCGAGCCCTCCGCCCCGTTCCTGTCCGCGCTGAGCCGGGTGTACCTGCTCAACGCCGACCTGGTGGAGGAGAACGCGGGCGGCGACGACGGCCAGCAGTGGCTGTCGGCCAACGACGCCGGGTCGGGCCCCTACCGCCTGACCGGGTACACACCCAACCAGGAGGCCTCCTTCGAGCTGTTCGGAGACTACTGGGGCGGGGTCGACGGGCAGGCCCGCAACGTCGTGTTCCGCTACCTCGCCGAGGCCTCCACCCAGGCCACCGCCCTGCGCCAGGGCGAGATCGACATCGCCATGGACATCTCCCCCCAGGACTGGGAGGCCCTGGAGGCCGAGGGGTTCACCGTCGACCGCGCCGACACCAACGTGCAGCTCTACGCCCTGTTCGACATGACCGGCAAGGGCGAGACCGAGCAGCGGGCGCTGCGCGAGGCCGTCTCCTACGCCTACGACTACGACCAGCACGTGGAGAGCATCCTCAAGGGCGCCGGGGAGCCCGCCCGCGGGGTCCTGGCCGCCGGGATGCCCTGCCACGACCCCGACGTGGCCCGGCCCTCCTTCGACCCCGACAGGGCGCGGGAGATCCTCGCCGACGAGGGGCTGGAGGGCACCTCCCTGACCATGACCTACCTGGAGGCCACGGCCGAGATGGAGCAGGCCGCGACCCTGCTCCAGTCCAACCTCGCCGACGTCGGCGTCGACCTGACGCTCCAGGCCATCACCTACCCGCAGTACATCGAGATGACCTCCGCCCCGGAGGACGTCCCGGACCTGGGGATGATCTACTCCTTCCCGGCCTTCCCCGACGCCTCCGCCGTGCTGTACCAGGGCTTCCACTCCTCCAACGCCGGCGGCGGGCTGAACTTCGGCGGCTACTCCGATGAGGACGTCGACGCCCTCGTCGAGCGCGGCCAGACCGCGACCGATCCCGACGAGCGGTGCGAGGCCTACAACGAGGCGCAGGACATCATCGCCGACGACCACGCGGCCATGGTCCTGTCCAACCCGCAGTACGTCACCGTGATCGGCGAGGGGGTCTCGGGCTACGCCTACGACCCCGCCCACCACCAGACCGTGGACGTGTACCGCATCAGCAAGGGCTGA
- a CDS encoding hydantoinase B/oxoprolinase family protein, which yields MSANAAPLDGATVEVIRNYVHSVAEQMRRTLVRSAFNPVIYDVLDFGISIYDSTCRLMAEAAGITHFLGANDHALLKLVEYVGEGAMRPGDVYLMNYPYWSGAHSYDAMLCAPVFRDGHEGPAAYLAVRAHWMDLGAKEAGYVLDSTDMHQEGLIFPGTRIVADGEVVRDILELIRFNSRLPEATIGDFHAQLAALRTGEERLRQVWEKFGGDTVEQAVHQVIEHGERVARRAVAALPDGTWSAVDYVDDDYVTDDPIRIAVEVTIAGDEMTVDFNGSSGAVAGPVNLPIGSTLGLAKAAFKGLTTRDEATNAGHFRPLKVVADPGTFFHAVYPAATFTQWSAIVAFELIYKALAGVIDSLPASSGGDEPGFMALGNDPRTGRDYVVSNNEGIGWGAARDHDGGTAQQHPSQTTVRNTPVEVLEHKAALFHEKVELIPDSGGPGRHRGGLGVERVVRYTAPGEVLSMKKKSKTRPWAMHGGHEPEPSHMDLWPGTDREKRVGMYRAPMAAGDRFANRTAGGGGYGDPLERDPEAVVADVLDGYVTARAAREHYGVEVAADGTWSPTPERTAHTGADPGA from the coding sequence GTGAGCGCCAACGCGGCACCGTTGGACGGTGCCACCGTCGAGGTCATCCGCAACTACGTCCACTCCGTCGCCGAGCAGATGCGCCGCACCCTGGTGCGGTCGGCGTTCAACCCCGTTATCTACGACGTGCTCGACTTCGGGATCTCCATCTACGACTCCACGTGCCGGCTCATGGCCGAGGCCGCGGGCATCACCCACTTCCTGGGCGCCAACGACCACGCGCTCCTGAAGCTGGTGGAGTACGTGGGGGAGGGGGCGATGCGCCCCGGCGACGTCTACCTCATGAACTACCCGTACTGGAGCGGCGCCCACTCCTACGACGCCATGCTCTGCGCCCCCGTCTTCCGGGACGGCCACGAGGGGCCCGCCGCCTACCTGGCGGTGCGGGCGCACTGGATGGACCTGGGCGCGAAGGAGGCCGGGTACGTCCTGGACTCCACCGACATGCACCAGGAGGGGCTGATCTTCCCCGGCACCCGGATCGTCGCCGACGGCGAGGTGGTCCGCGACATCCTGGAGCTGATCCGGTTCAACTCCCGCCTCCCCGAGGCCACCATCGGCGACTTCCACGCCCAGCTCGCCGCGCTGCGCACCGGTGAGGAGCGGCTGCGCCAGGTATGGGAGAAGTTCGGCGGCGACACCGTGGAGCAGGCCGTCCACCAGGTCATCGAGCACGGGGAGCGGGTCGCCCGACGCGCGGTGGCCGCCCTGCCCGACGGCACGTGGAGCGCGGTGGACTACGTCGACGACGACTACGTCACCGACGACCCCATCCGCATCGCGGTGGAGGTCACCATCGCCGGCGACGAGATGACCGTCGACTTCAACGGGTCCTCCGGCGCCGTGGCGGGCCCGGTCAACCTGCCCATCGGCTCCACCCTGGGCCTGGCCAAGGCCGCCTTCAAGGGGCTGACCACGCGCGACGAGGCGACCAACGCCGGGCACTTCCGCCCGCTCAAGGTCGTGGCCGACCCCGGCACGTTCTTCCACGCGGTCTACCCCGCGGCGACCTTCACCCAGTGGAGCGCCATCGTGGCGTTCGAGCTGATCTACAAGGCGCTGGCGGGGGTCATCGACAGCCTCCCCGCCTCCAGCGGCGGGGACGAGCCCGGGTTCATGGCCCTGGGCAACGACCCCCGGACCGGACGCGACTACGTGGTCAGCAACAACGAGGGCATCGGCTGGGGCGCGGCCCGCGACCACGACGGGGGCACCGCCCAGCAGCACCCCTCCCAGACCACGGTGCGCAACACCCCCGTCGAGGTGCTGGAGCACAAGGCCGCGCTCTTCCACGAGAAGGTCGAGCTGATCCCCGACTCCGGCGGCCCGGGCCGCCACCGGGGCGGCCTGGGCGTGGAGCGGGTGGTGCGCTACACGGCGCCCGGCGAGGTCCTGTCCATGAAGAAGAAGAGCAAGACCCGGCCCTGGGCCATGCACGGGGGCCACGAGCCCGAGCCCAGCCACATGGACCTGTGGCCCGGCACGGACCGGGAGAAGCGGGTGGGCATGTACCGGGCGCCCATGGCCGCCGGGGACCGGTTCGCCAACCGGACCGCCGGGGGCGGCGGCTACGGCGACCCCCTGGAGCGCGACCCCGAGGCGGTGGTCGCCGACGTCCTGGACGGCTACGTCACCGCCCGCGCCGCCCGTGAGCACTACGGGGTGGAGGTCGCCGCCGACGGTACCTGGAGCCCCACCCCGGAGAGGACGGCGCACACCGGTGCGGACCCCGGGGCCTGA
- a CDS encoding ABC transporter permease encodes MTTTTPAPARSAGPRALLARLGGDRRGHTTAIDRIALGTAGLMVLLALVGPYLAPMDPYAVNLPDALVPPGAEYWLGTDANGRDILSRILAGGRTTLLATVAVIAAATLIGTVIGTAAALGGRIVDEVLMRICDIGLSLPAIVVALGLAAAMGPSLQSAVIALAATWWPGYARLVRTLVREVRDAEFVESARVLGVSRTRLVLRHVLPNSLSALYVQTTLDVSAVMLVISGLSFVGVGAQVPASEWGAMIAASRDTAVTAWWTVLFPGLAIAITAVAFNLVGDWLRVRTDPTLRTGGRR; translated from the coding sequence ATGACCACCACCACACCCGCTCCCGCCCGGTCCGCGGGACCGCGCGCCCTCCTGGCCCGCCTCGGCGGAGACCGGCGCGGGCACACCACCGCCATCGACCGGATCGCCCTGGGCACGGCCGGGCTCATGGTCCTCCTGGCCCTGGTAGGCCCCTACCTGGCCCCGATGGACCCCTACGCCGTGAACCTGCCCGACGCCCTGGTCCCGCCGGGCGCCGAGTACTGGCTGGGCACCGACGCCAACGGCCGGGACATCCTCAGCCGCATCCTGGCCGGCGGGCGCACCACCCTGCTGGCCACCGTCGCCGTCATCGCCGCGGCCACCCTGATCGGCACCGTGATCGGCACGGCCGCCGCGCTGGGCGGCCGGATCGTCGACGAGGTCCTCATGCGGATCTGCGACATCGGCCTCTCCCTGCCCGCGATCGTCGTGGCCCTGGGCCTGGCCGCCGCCATGGGGCCGAGCCTGCAGTCGGCCGTGATCGCCCTGGCGGCCACCTGGTGGCCGGGCTACGCCCGGCTGGTGCGGACCCTGGTCCGCGAGGTGCGCGACGCCGAGTTCGTGGAGTCCGCGCGGGTCCTGGGCGTGTCCCGCACCCGCCTGGTCCTGCGCCACGTGCTCCCCAACTCCCTGAGCGCCCTGTACGTCCAGACCACCCTGGACGTGTCGGCCGTGATGCTCGTGATCTCCGGCCTGTCCTTCGTCGGCGTGGGCGCCCAGGTGCCCGCCTCCGAGTGGGGCGCGATGATCGCGGCCTCGCGCGACACCGCCGTCACCGCGTGGTGGACGGTGCTCTTCCCCGGACTGGCCATCGCCATCACCGCGGTCGCCTTCAACCTGGTCGGTGACTGGCTCCGCGTGCGCACCGACCCCACCCTGAGAACGGGAGGGCGCCGATGA
- a CDS encoding amidohydrolase family protein produces the protein MSAADLVVRGGTVVNAGWQGAADVFVSAGRVTALAEPGAPAPDGSRPEEVDATGLLVLPGGVDPHCHVGFTSGEFTSLDDYRGCTTAAVFGGTTTIVDFAIPRPGQDPLEAVLERRGAAAQGLCDSALHGCVVTWDDTTEEQLRAMAGLGVSTVKMFTTYRGETMADEYTVLRTMKAVSATGGMVVIHCEADHIIEEAQERSGARGRTGAEHMGDTRPGLAETASVAEVLAIAESVDAPVYFVHQSSPEAVELVAAARRRGRRAYSEAVAHHLVLDESAYAGEHPERFVCCPPLRPRATVEGLGRHLFTGEISTVGSDHCCYDTAQKERYRHDVRAMPNGLPGVETRLAVLYSEYVAARGLPATRFVELVAAAPARLNGLYPRKGVLAPGADADIVLWDPAARWTVRTGDLHMATDYTPYEGRELTGRARTVVVGGRVVVRDGELADPRPLGRNLPSGPVGTLH, from the coding sequence GTGAGCGCCGCCGACCTCGTCGTCCGCGGGGGCACCGTCGTCAACGCCGGCTGGCAGGGCGCGGCCGACGTGTTCGTCTCCGCGGGCCGGGTGACGGCGCTGGCCGAGCCCGGCGCCCCCGCCCCGGACGGGTCCCGCCCCGAGGAGGTCGACGCGACCGGCCTGCTCGTGCTGCCGGGCGGCGTCGACCCCCACTGCCACGTCGGCTTCACCTCGGGCGAGTTCACCTCCCTGGACGACTACCGGGGGTGCACCACCGCCGCGGTCTTCGGGGGCACCACCACCATCGTGGACTTCGCGATCCCCCGGCCGGGGCAGGACCCCCTGGAGGCCGTGCTGGAGCGGCGCGGGGCCGCCGCGCAGGGGTTGTGCGACAGCGCCCTGCACGGGTGCGTGGTGACCTGGGACGACACCACCGAGGAGCAGCTGCGCGCCATGGCGGGGCTGGGGGTGAGCACCGTCAAGATGTTCACCACCTACCGCGGTGAGACCATGGCCGACGAGTACACGGTGCTGCGGACCATGAAGGCGGTGAGCGCCACCGGCGGCATGGTGGTGATCCACTGCGAGGCCGACCACATCATCGAGGAGGCCCAGGAGCGGAGCGGGGCCCGCGGCCGCACGGGGGCCGAGCACATGGGCGACACCCGGCCCGGGCTCGCCGAGACGGCCTCGGTCGCCGAGGTGCTGGCGATCGCCGAGTCCGTGGACGCGCCCGTGTACTTCGTCCACCAGTCCTCGCCCGAGGCCGTCGAACTGGTCGCGGCGGCCCGGCGGCGCGGACGGCGCGCCTACAGCGAGGCGGTCGCCCACCACCTGGTGCTGGACGAGTCCGCCTACGCGGGCGAGCACCCCGAGCGGTTCGTGTGCTGCCCTCCGCTGCGCCCGCGTGCCACCGTCGAGGGACTGGGCCGGCACCTGTTCACCGGCGAGATCAGCACGGTGGGCAGCGACCACTGCTGCTACGACACCGCGCAGAAGGAGCGCTACCGCCACGACGTGCGCGCCATGCCCAACGGGCTGCCCGGGGTCGAGACCCGCCTGGCGGTGCTGTACTCGGAGTACGTGGCGGCGCGGGGGCTGCCCGCCACCCGGTTCGTGGAGCTGGTGGCGGCCGCCCCGGCGCGCCTCAACGGCCTGTACCCGCGCAAGGGGGTGCTGGCTCCGGGGGCGGACGCCGACATCGTGCTGTGGGACCCGGCCGCCCGGTGGACGGTGCGCACCGGGGACCTGCACATGGCCACCGACTACACCCCTTATGAGGGCCGCGAGCTGACGGGCCGGGCCCGCACGGTGGTCGTGGGCGGACGGGTGGTGGTCCGCGACGGGGAGCTGGCCGACCCCCGGCCCCTGGGGAGGAACCTCCCCTCGGGGCCGGTGGGGACGCTGCACTGA